The DNA sequence AGCCGGGAGGCGAGCCGAACAGCCGCGAGACGGTGTGCTTCTCCATGAACTCGCTCATGTCGAGCTGGATCAGCGCTTCCTCGTCGCCGAAGAGGAACTCCGCGAGCGTCTTCGACAGCTCGGTCTTACCCACACCGGAGGGACCGGCGAAGATGAACGAACCACCGGGACGCTTGGGGTCCTTCAGCCCGGCGCGGGTGCGCCGGATGGCCTGCGAGAGCGCCCTGATGGCGTCCTCCTGGCCGATGACCCGCTTGTGCAGCTCCTCCTCCATGCGCAGCAGCCTGGAGGACTCCTCCTCGGTAAGCCGGAAGACCGGGATGCCGGTGGCGGTGGCCAGGACCTCGGCGATGAGCTCCTCGCCCACCTCGGCGACCGTGTCCATGTCGCCGGCCTTCCACTCCTTCTCCCGCTGGGCCTTCTGGTTCAGCAGGCCCTTCTCGTCATCGCGCAGCGACGCCGCCTTCTCGAAGTCCTGGGCGTCGATCGCCGACTCCTTGTCGCGGCGGACGTCGGCGATCTTCTCGTCGAACTCACGCAGGTCCGGCGGCGCGGTCATGCGGCGGATGCGCATCCGCGAGCCGGCCTCGTCGATGAGGTCGATCGCCTTGTCCGGCAGGAAGCGGTCGCTGATGTAGCGGTCGGCCAGCTGGGCCGACGCCACCAGGGCACTGTCGGTGATCGAGACCCGGTGGTGGGCCTCGTAGCGGTCCCGCAGGCCCTTCAGGATGTCGATGGTGTGGGAGATGCTGGGCTCGTCGACCTGGATCGGCTGGAAGCGCCGCTCCAGCGCCGCGTCCTTCTCCAGGTGCTTGCGGTACTCGTCGAGCGTGGTGGCACCGATGGTCTGCAGCTCGCCGCGGGCGAGCATGGGCTTGAGGATGGAGGCGGCGTCTATCGCGCCTTCAGCGGCTCCCGCGCCGACCAGGGTGTGCAGCTCGTCGATGAACAGGATGATGTCGCCGCGGGTGCGGATCTCCTTGAGGACCTTCTTCAGGCGTTCCTCGAAGTCACCGCGGTAGCGGCTGCCGGCCACCAGCGCGCCGAGGTCGAGCGTGTAGAGCTGCTTGTCCTTGAGCGTCTCGGGGATCTCCCCCTTGACGATCTTCAGGGCCAGCCCCTCGACGACGGCGGTCTTGCCGACACCGGGCTCACCGATGAGCACCGGGTTGTTCTTGGTGCGCCGCGACAGCACCTGCATCACGCGATCGATCTCCTGGTCCCGCCCTATGACCGGATCCAGGTTGCTCTCGCGCGCCGCCTGGGTGAGGTTGCGCCCGAACTGGTCCAGCACCAGGGAGGTGGAGGGGGTGGACTCCGAAGAGGCACCCGTGGCCTGGGGCTCCTTGCCCTGGTAGCCGTGCAGGAGCTGGATGACCTGCTGGCGCACCCGGTTGAGGTCGGCGCCGAGCTTGACCAGCACCTGGGCGGCCACGCCCTCACCCTCGCGGATGAGGCCGAGCAGGATGTGCTCCGTACCGATGTAGTTGTGCCCGAGCTGCAGGGCTTCCCTGAGGGAGAGCTCCAGGACCTTCTTCGCGCGGGGGGTAAAGGGGATGTGGCCGGAGGGGGCCTGCTGGCCCTGGCCGATGATCTCCTCTACCTGCTGCCGAACCGCTTCGAGGCTGATTCCCAGGCTCTCCAGAGCCTTCGCAGCGACGCCCTCACCCTCGTGGATGAGGCCGAGCAGGATGTGCTCTGTACCAATGTAGTTGTGGTTGAGCATCCTGGCCTCTTCCTGGGCCAGGACCACCACGCGCCGTGCGCGGTCGGTAAACCTCTCGAACATGTCTCGTCGCTCCTCA is a window from the Streptomonospora litoralis genome containing:
- a CDS encoding ATP-dependent Clp protease ATP-binding subunit, giving the protein MFERFTDRARRVVVLAQEEARMLNHNYIGTEHILLGLIHEGEGVAAKALESLGISLEAVRQQVEEIIGQGQQAPSGHIPFTPRAKKVLELSLREALQLGHNYIGTEHILLGLIREGEGVAAQVLVKLGADLNRVRQQVIQLLHGYQGKEPQATGASSESTPSTSLVLDQFGRNLTQAARESNLDPVIGRDQEIDRVMQVLSRRTKNNPVLIGEPGVGKTAVVEGLALKIVKGEIPETLKDKQLYTLDLGALVAGSRYRGDFEERLKKVLKEIRTRGDIILFIDELHTLVGAGAAEGAIDAASILKPMLARGELQTIGATTLDEYRKHLEKDAALERRFQPIQVDEPSISHTIDILKGLRDRYEAHHRVSITDSALVASAQLADRYISDRFLPDKAIDLIDEAGSRMRIRRMTAPPDLREFDEKIADVRRDKESAIDAQDFEKAASLRDDEKGLLNQKAQREKEWKAGDMDTVAEVGEELIAEVLATATGIPVFRLTEEESSRLLRMEEELHKRVIGQEDAIRALSQAIRRTRAGLKDPKRPGGSFIFAGPSGVGKTELSKTLAEFLFGDEEALIQLDMSEFMEKHTVSRLFGSPPGYVGYEEGGQLTEKVRRKPFSVILFDEIEKAHNDIFNSLLQVLEEGRLTDAQGRNVDFKNTVIIMTTNLGTRDISKGAAMGFAKEDDAQTNYDRMKAKVQEELKQNFRPEFLNRVDDVIVFHQLTEEEILSIVDLMVSALDERLKDRDMGLELRSAAKKMLASRGYDPVLGARPLRRTIQREIEDALSEKILFGHVKPGQIVVIDAEGEGTDGKFTFQGVPKPDAVPDAPAVQETAAGTGE